The DNA region TCTGGTGCGCTGCGCGCCGCATGGCGACTCGCAAAGCGGTGCGTGATGGACGGGCTTCGTGCATGATTCAGTTTAACGTTGCGTTGCCGTTCGCAGGAAAGAGTTGCGGCTTCGCGGAAAACAACAGATTCCGCACTTCGTTCGGAATGACAAAGACAAAGCTACGGAATGACAAGGCCAGATTTTGCGTGAGAAATCAAGCGGTGAGCAGCGTCTGCCGTCGTTGCAGAAAGCCGCGCACTGCCGGATCGCGTTCAAGGCCGATAGCCATCTCGTAGGCCTCGGCGGCGAGTTTTCTTGCGCCGGTACGTGCCAGCAGCTCGGCGCGCGCGGCCCAGTAAGGCTGGTACTGGTTCAGGCGCGCATCGCACGCGGGCTTCGGCATAACATCGAGCGCGGCCCGCGGCCCTTCGATCTCTGCGATGGCCAGCGCACGATTGATGTCGATCACCGGCGATGGAGCCAGTGTGGCCAGCGCATCGTAGAGCGCTACCACCGCCGTCCAGTTATCGACGCCGGTTTGATGACGTGTGGTGTGCGCGGACTGCAGCGCGGCCTCAAGCTGATAGCGGCCGATCGCTCCAAGAGTTCCTGCATGCGCGAGAAGCGATTCCGCCTCTTCGATCATCTCGGCGTTCCAGAGCGCGACGTCCTGCTCGGCGAGCGGAATATATTCGCCGCCTCGATTACGGCGCGCATTGCGCCTTGCCTCGGCGTAGAGCATCAATGCAAGCAGGCCGAGAGGCTCAGCCTCATCCGGCAGGAGCTCGACGATGAGCCGGGAGAGGAAGAACGCCTCGTCGGTGAGATTGCGCCGGGCAACATCGGCACCGCCGGGGTCCGTCCATCCTTCGGCGAACGCGGCGTATATGGCGTCGAGCACGGCATCGAGACGCGTGGGAAGCTCCTCGCGCTCTGGAATGCGGAAAGGAATTCCCGCCTGCTGAATCTTCGTCTTCGCGCGGACCAGCCGCTTGCTCATCGCGGCGGGCGAGACGAGGAAGGCCGACGCAATCGTCTTCGCATCGAGTCCTACGACCGTCTGCAGCATCAGCGGGGCGCGCACCTCGGCGTCGATTGCGGGATGGGCGCAGGCAAACATCAGCCCGAGGCGGCGGTCGGGCAGCTCGCTTTGCGTGGATGCAGCTTCCACCTCTTCGGCGATCAGTTGCAGTTGAGGGACAGCCGCATCGCTGGTCTGCCGACGGCGTGAGGTGTCGATCAGCTTGCGGCGCGCGGCGGTCATCAGCCACGCTTCGGGGTTCTCCGGACAGCCGTTGCGGGGCCAGTCGGCGAGCGCCGCGGCGAAGGCGTCCGAGAGCGCGTCTTCGGCGGCGGCGACATCGCGGGTACGCGCGGCGAGAAAGGCCACGAGCTTGCCGTAGCTCCGCCGCGCGACCTCCTCGGCCGTCAGCAGTGCCTGCTCGATGGTGGGTGTCTCGGTCATGGCTTTGGAGCGTAAGTAAGCAGCACCTTTCCGTTTTTGAACGCACGCGTTGCAACCAGGTCCAGGGCGAGTTGTTGAGGAATGCCCTCAAACAACGTTCTGCCGGAGCCGAGGACCACGGGCGTAATCAGGAGCTGGAACTCGTCCACCAACCCCGCCTGCGCCAGAGTTTTGACGATGGTGCCGCTGCCGAGGATGACGAGATCGGCGCCGCTCTGCTGTTTCAACGCCCGCACCTCGACGACGACGTCGCCCTTCAGCAGCGTCGTGTTGTTCCACGATGCGTCGCTGAGTGAGCGCGAGAATACGATCTTCGGCCTCTCGTTCATGCGCGGCGCCATTACCGGTTCACGTTCGAGCGCCATCGGCGAAGGCCAGAAGCCGGCCATCATCTGGTACGTCACACGGCCGAAGAGCATCACGCCCTCGCGCCGCGCGTTGCCATCGGCGAACTCTTTGTACTCGGGGTCCTGTTCATGTTTCGCCCAGCTCAGGTCTCCGCCGGGACCGGCAAAGTAGCCGTCGGCGGAGACGTGGAGGAATGCGAGAAGTCGTCGCATCGGTTCTTCTCCTATTTGGCCTGGAGGGCGCGGTAGGTCTGGTCCGTATTCGGATCCATCGACCAGATGGGGCGGACCTCGATGGTGCCGTGGCTCGCGCCGGGGCAGCGGGCCGCCCACGCCAGGGCGGAGTCCAGATCGGGGGCCTCAATCAGGAAGAAGCCTCCCAACTGCTCTTTGGTTTCGATGTATGGCCCGTCGAGCACCTGTGACTTGCCGTCGGTAACGCGGACGGTGGTCGTGGCAGCCACGGGTTGCAGCCGCTGGCTCGCCTTGTAGGCCCCGGCCTTCTTCAGCGCCTCGGTGTAGGCCATGTAGGCAGCGAAGCCCTGCTGCTGCTGTTCCGGGGTCATGTTTCTCCAGCCGTCTTCGTTCGAGTAGAGCAACAGTAAATAGTCCATGAAGGAACTCCTCAGTCCGTAGTCAGGAAATTATCTCCTGCTACTGGGATGACGTGCGGAGAGTGCTTGTTTGGACAAGCCGGAGAAAAAATGCGCTTGGCTCCCAGGAAAGCGTTGTGCGGGCTTTCTTCATGGGATAGCTGTTTCCGTTGGAGCGGGCTTTCAGCCCTTAGAGGGTGCCTCGCCGGAACCCAGGCCTTCGGCCTGGGCTGATATGGAACGGGCCTTCGGCCCTGAAACGGCGACTCCCTGAAGGCGATGGCACCTAGCGGTTTCGTATTTGGTGTAGTGCTTCTTGACAACCAAGCCCCGTGCGACCACGAGCAAAATACAGGGATTCTTCGCCCATTCGACCTCGC from Acidobacteriota bacterium includes:
- a CDS encoding RNA polymerase subunit sigma-70, whose amino-acid sequence is MTETPTIEQALLTAEEVARRSYGKLVAFLAARTRDVAAAEDALSDAFAAALADWPRNGCPENPEAWLMTAARRKLIDTSRRRQTSDAAVPQLQLIAEEVEAASTQSELPDRRLGLMFACAHPAIDAEVRAPLMLQTVVGLDAKTIASAFLVSPAAMSKRLVRAKTKIQQAGIPFRIPEREELPTRLDAVLDAIYAAFAEGWTDPGGADVARRNLTDEAFFLSRLIVELLPDEAEPLGLLALMLYAEARRNARRNRGGEYIPLAEQDVALWNAEMIEEAESLLAHAGTLGAIGRYQLEAALQSAHTTRHQTGVDNWTAVVALYDALATLAPSPVIDINRALAIAEIEGPRAALDVMPKPACDARLNQYQPYWAARAELLARTGARKLAAEAYEMAIGLERDPAVRGFLQRRQTLLTA
- a CDS encoding dihydrofolate reductase — its product is MRRLLAFLHVSADGYFAGPGGDLSWAKHEQDPEYKEFADGNARREGVMLFGRVTYQMMAGFWPSPMALEREPVMAPRMNERPKIVFSRSLSDASWNNTTLLKGDVVVEVRALKQQSGADLVILGSGTIVKTLAQAGLVDEFQLLITPVVLGSGRTLFEGIPQQLALDLVATRAFKNGKVLLTYAPKP
- a CDS encoding YciI family protein, whose protein sequence is MDYLLLLYSNEDGWRNMTPEQQQQGFAAYMAYTEALKKAGAYKASQRLQPVAATTTVRVTDGKSQVLDGPYIETKEQLGGFFLIEAPDLDSALAWAARCPGASHGTIEVRPIWSMDPNTDQTYRALQAK